The Suricata suricatta isolate VVHF042 chromosome 13, meerkat_22Aug2017_6uvM2_HiC, whole genome shotgun sequence nucleotide sequence tattaaaactttGTTCTATCTCCCgccgaaagaaaaaaaaaaagggatatttACATTGGAACAAGACTTCAGATAATTGGGTTTTGCAGGAATTGTACTATTCATTGGGCAATCACTCAGTCAAGAAATACTGGTTGGGTTTATTGTTGACTTTTATCCATCAGATTAGCACACTTCTTTCAAGTTTTACTATGCAGTGGGTTATTATTGAGTATTCCTGATGAGAAGAAGCTAGGCTGCCTTTACAAGTTAACTGATCAAAGCTCTGGTAAAATGCattctttattgcttttcaagttcataaaatatttcagataattAGGGACCACAAGCAGAGTTGAGTTTAGGCTTTGCTACATATTAATCATATGACTTTAGACTTAAACTCTCTTCAGTTaacttaaatttcttatttttgaaatggtCACACTGTGGGGTTTCAGTGAGGTAATGTGTGAAATAAACCTCACATATTCCTGGCCAAGAGTGTTGATACAACAAATCCTCCTTCATACTTCTCTTCCTGTGttgtttatttcacttctttactttttctcccttcttccccttctctgttttctttcttccttcttctcattGGGTTTATGgcaaatgtttatatatgtgcaTTGGTGAACTTGGACATACCATAATAGTAAatcattatgttaaaaaatttctttgaattctTACAGGTAGGAGGAAGTAAAATGGAATGGGAAAATCAAACAATTCTGgtggaattctttttaaaagggcTTTCTGATTACCCAAGGCTTGAGCTACTCTTTTTTGTGCTAATCTTAATAATGTATGTTGTCATCCTTCTGGGCAATGGCACCCTTATTTTAATCAGCATCTTGGATGCCCACCTTCACACccctatgtattttttcctggGGAACCTCTCCTTCTTGGACATCTGCTACACAACCACCTCCGTCCCTTCCACATTAGTGAGCTtcctctcagaaagaaaaaccatCTCCTTCTCTGGCTGTGCAGTGCAGATGTTCCTTGGCATGGCCATGGGGACAACAGAGTGTGTGCTCCTGGGCATGATGGCCTTTGACCGGTATGTGGCTGTTTGCAACCCTCTAAGATACCCTGTCATCATGAACAAGAATTCCTATGTGCCCATGGCAGCTGCATCCTGGTTTGCTGGGGTTATCAACTCTGCAGTACAAACTGCATTTGTGGTACAGTTGACCTTCTGTAGGAATAATGTCATCAATCATTTCTCTTGTGAAATTCTGGCTGTCATGAAACTggcctgtgctgacatctcaggcAATGAGTTCATCATGCTCGTGGCCACAGTCTTGTTCACGTTGATGCCCCTGCTTTTGATTGTCATCTCTTACTCATTAATCATCTCTAGCATCCTCAAGATCCGTACTTCTGAGGGAAGGAGcaaagccttctccacctgctccgCCCATCTGATTGTGGTGATAATATTCTATGGAACCATTCTCTTCATGTACATGAAGCCCAAGTCTAGAGACACACTTAATTCAGAGGACTTGGATGCTACTGACAAACTGATATCCATGTTCTATGGGGTGATGACTCCCATGATGAATCCCTTAATCTACAGTCTCAGAAACAAGGATGTGAAAAAAGCagtgaaacatttatttaatagaaGTTTCTTTAGCAAGTGAATTGAAAAGATGATTGGATTGTGAATATGATGGGCATTGTTAAAGCTTTAGAATTATGTTGGAATTTtggatac carries:
- the LOC115276538 gene encoding olfactory receptor 13C9, with the translated sequence MLKNFFEFLQVGGSKMEWENQTILVEFFLKGLSDYPRLELLFFVLILIMYVVILLGNGTLILISILDAHLHTPMYFFLGNLSFLDICYTTTSVPSTLVSFLSERKTISFSGCAVQMFLGMAMGTTECVLLGMMAFDRYVAVCNPLRYPVIMNKNSYVPMAAASWFAGVINSAVQTAFVVQLTFCRNNVINHFSCEILAVMKLACADISGNEFIMLVATVLFTLMPLLLIVISYSLIISSILKIRTSEGRSKAFSTCSAHLIVVIIFYGTILFMYMKPKSRDTLNSEDLDATDKLISMFYGVMTPMMNPLIYSLRNKDVKKAVKHLFNRSFFSK